The sequence below is a genomic window from Salicibibacter cibarius.
GGCTCGAGCGAACCCTGCGTGTCGCTTCGTATGGGCTTTCCATACGTCCACGATAGCTTCCGATGTCATCCCCGCAATGGCTTGGGGGAGAGGAAAAACCCGCAAAGTGGCCAAGGCACTCTCTCCATTCCATTGCTTAAACACCTGCTCAAACTCCGGGAAGTAACGGTTCAGCCAATTTTGAACACGGCCATCCGCCTGGTTTTTCAACTGCACGAGCTGATCTCTTAATTTGATGCCTTCTCTCAATTCAGCGTAAATGCCTTCAAGAAGGTTGGGGTGAGAGTATCGCCCGTCTTTCACCTGTTTAGCGATCACCATCGCATCTTTAGTGTCGTTTTTGCTTGGCGAGTGATCATCGATTTCTTTGAGCCGTTTGACGTGCATGGGATTGACCAACACCAGGTGATGACCGCACGATTCAAGATAATACGCCAAGCTCAAAAAGTAGTGCCCGGTGGGCTCCATACCTACCACCATGTGCGTTTTTTGATGGTTATCCTGATGATCTTCAGCCCATCGTAGAAACGTCTCAAAACCTTCAAGATCGTTGGTGAAATTGATGCGTTTCCCAAACTCGAAGCCGCGATCATCAATGGCACGAGCGACATGCTTGTTCTTGGCGATGTCGACGCCAATGATGAGCGTCTCCGGGGTGATTTGAGCGAGCTTTTCATTTTGTGTATAATTCATGGTGAGTCCTCCTTGGTAGTTATCAATTTAGAGGTCGATGAGTAATCATCGAACACTCCGTACTATACCAAGGGGGCTCTTTTGTGTTCAAAGCTCAAAATTTCACCTAACAGGAATGCTTACTATTGGTGTTTCCACTGATGCTTTTGAACAGCGTCAATGCCTTCTACAAAAGTGGATACAAACAGGTCACCAAAATGCAAAAGGATACGATTTATCGCTTGAAAAACAACGCCCGGATGCCTTGGCGCAACTTGCTTCTTCATGTGTCTAAGCAGTTTCAATCTTTGGTTAACCCTGATCAGGACGTGGACGATAAGTCGGCTTTTATCTTTGATGATACGATGGACGAGCGTGTTGGCCGCCGGATTGAAGAGGTTTCTTACGTCCACGACCATGTGGCCGGACGCAAGAAATCCAAAGCAACGCTCGGGTTCAAAAATCTCACCATGGGACTCTTTGATGGGAAAAGCTTTAACCCGCTTGATTTCAGTCTTCATTCTGAAAAGAAGCTATACAAGAAACAGCGGAAAGAGCAATATCAAAAGAAGCGTGATCCTCGCTCAAACGGTGCCAAGCGCAAGAAGGAATGCGATACGTATGCTCAAAAGAGCGGTGAAGCACGGTTTCAAAGCCAAGTATGTTCTCGTAGACAGTTGGTTTGCCAGCAAGGACTTTATCCGCACGTGTAGAGGGGTCAAAGATGGAGCGATACACGTCATTTGTGCTGTCCGCAAGGACTGGAGAAAGTACCGTTACCAAGGGAAAGACATGCATGCGAAGGAACTGCTGAAAACCCTGAAAAGCGAAGGAAAAGAAAAACGTTGCCGCAAACGCAATACGCGTTATTATGAAGTCACCGTCTACTATCCCGGGATCGATGAAACCGTCAAATTGTTTTTTTGCCGCTTTCCGTACCAAAAAGAGTGGCGACTGTATCTCTCTACAGATATCAGCTTATCATTCATTGAAACCATGGACATTTATTCGGTTCGTTGGACGATCGAAGTTTTTTTCAGAGAGACGAAACAGCACCTTCGTCTGGGGAAATGCCAATCCCAAGATTTCGACGCGCAAATCGCCCATGTAACAACCACCTACATCCTGTATGCCTTTTTGTCTTATTTCCGACGAGTCAACGATTACGAAACCTTGGGAGGATTATTTGAAGAGATGAAAGACGACATGGTGGAGAAAAATATGGCACAACGGTTATGGGAAATGTTTGATGAGCTCCTGGACGTGATTATCGCAACCATCTCAGAATCAGGAGCGGTCGATATTCATGCCTTTAAGACGTCTGAGGAATACCAATACATCAAAACCCTTTTTGAAGACTCATTTTTGGACCATCAGCTATTTGACGGCGATAATGTCGCTTAAAGAGCGAAAATGGAATTTCGATGAAAACACTGTCATACAAGGGCCTTAGGCAGCAATATACACGCTGAATCCCTTGTTATTTGGGGTGCGAAACTCGAGTAGGATTTGCTCGCTTTCATCCTCTACACAAAAGAAAATTGCTCTAAAATATCCCGTTCCTCGCCAGTTGACTCGAAATTCCAACAGAGGTGAATGATGCGTAAGTTCTTTCAGGATTGTGGCAAATGTAAGCGGTCTGCCATTGTCCCGCTCTGTATAAAAGGGTAAGAATTTTTTCTCCGGGACACCTACGTCTTCAAGGTAATCCAACGCTTGTGCAATGTACTTTGCCAAGTTGGCATACCCTTTATCTTCCATTCCTCTCAATGCAATTTCGTAAATGAGATCAAAAACCGGTGCCTGCCCATTTTCGTCTTTCACGTAATGTATAGTTGGCATAATAATTATATCACGTACAATATACATATTCAAAAAAGTGATACGATGTACGCTATATTTCCCCCTCCCATCACCTTGTTAAAGTAAGTTCCAAATGTAAATTCCCGTTAAATTTTATTATACACGAACAATAGTTCTGTGTCTACTTCCAAGTTCCTAACAAAAAAAGTGCCATTCGATCGGCACTTCTTTTCGTCACTGAATTTTTTCTTCTGCCTACGTCATCTCATACTTCTTCAATTTCCTTACAATCGTCGCTTGACTCGTTCCTAATGCGTCAGCGATTTTATACGTATTTTCATAAAGTTTCAGGGCTTTTGCCAAAAGCGCCCTCTCCGAATGTTCCGTTGCTTCCTGCAGTGTCGTAATCTCTTGGGGTAGACCGTCATCGCCTGTTTCCTCCCTAATATCGACAGGGATATCGCTGATATCAATCATATTGGTTGGTATGGTGACAACGAGCCGTTCCACCAAGTTGGCCAATTCCCTTACATTCCCGTGCCAATCAAACTGATAGAAAAAATTTAATGCCGACTCCGAAAACTTTTTAGTGACATCATATTTTTCATTATAATGGTTGAGGTAAAAATAGATGAGGGCCAAAATGTCTTCGCGTCGCTCTCGTAGTGGCGGAATGTGAATCGGAATGACATTAATGCGATAGTAGAGATCTTCCCGGAAGGTTCCTTCTTTCACCATTTTCTTTAGATCACGGTTCGTCGCGGCAATCACCCTGACGTCGATCCGCGTCGTGTTCGTGCTTCCAACCCTTCTGAGCTCACCTTCTTGCAATACCCTTAATAACTTAACTTGCAGCTCCAAAGGGAGTTCACCAATCTCATCGAGAAATAACGTGCCGTGATCTGCCAGTTCGAACATCCCGGCTTTACCCGTTTTTTGTGCACCGGAAAATGCGCCCGCTTCATAGCCGAACAACTCGGATTCCAAGAGTGTCGGCGGGATTGCACCGCAGTTGATTTTTATAAATTCTCCTTGTTCCGAACGTAGACTATGCTCATGCACATTTTTAGCGAAAACATCTTTCCCGACACCGGTTTCTCCGAGAACGAGGATAGTGGCATCGATATTCGCCACTCGTTCCCCCGTGAAAAAAATATTTTTCATTTCCGCGCTCTCGCAGACAATATCCGTCGTCACATCAGGATTTTCCTGCATTTTATTAAGTTCAGCTTTATAAAAAGAGTTCAGTTCCTTCATTTTTTGATTTTCATCGCGTAACTGTTTTAAATCTGTCAAATCACGAATGTTTGTGATGACTTTTTCCACTTCGCCATCTTTATTAAAAATGGGGCTTCCGGTGAGCATCACTTCAATATCCCCTTGACCCCGCTGGTAAACGGTCACCGGTTTCTTTTCTTCCACCACTCTAAAGGTGACGGATTCTTCCAATATGCCCCGCTGAACGAGCTGGTTTACATTTTTTCCAATGTAATAGTCTCTCGGAATTTTAGTAATCCGTTCAATAGCCGGATTGGTTTTCAACGTTGTTCCTTCGGCGTCTGTAATGTAAATCGCATCATACGCGCTTTCCAGCAAACTATTTAATTCTCTTTCCATCTCTTCATATTTTTGGGGAGCAGCCCCTTTACTTCTCGGATAGAAAAAATAAAAAAAATAATTGTTCATATGGGAGTGTTCATATTTTTCCACTAGATAATCCTGACCATCAACGTTGCATGCAAAGTGATGCTCGCCTTCCTTTATGCAACGATGAAAATCTTCATTTGCCCGCTCATTGCGTGCGATCACTTCTCCGCGATCGTTCACAAGAAGCATCGGAAATGGAAGATAGGACCATTCACTGGATAATAACGCTTTTGTTGTCATCAGAAACACTCCTCAAGAGAATGGATTCTATTAGCCATTATACCAGAATGTAATCAAGTCGTCCCAGCCCAATTTTTAGATCCCGTATTTTTTGCCCCGTTGAAAACGTTCAGGATTGACGATCCCATTTTTCCTCTTCGTATAAGCGTTCAATAACAAACTGTTTTAATAAAGTTTGATAGCCTTTCTGTTTCTTATCGGCTAGGGTCTGCAAGCGCTCAAGTGGATCCTGGTCCATTCTGATCGTAATGGATTTTGCTTCTGTTCGTTTTGGGTGGCATTTCAGAGTCATCTAACGGACGGGCGCTTTCAAGCAATTCATCGGTAAGTTCATGGCTATCCCAAAAATCAGCGGATGCACCGTCTTGTGATCAGGCACTTTGTCCGGATGAGGGGCGGATGAGAATTTTTCGTTACAGGCGCGTTGATTATCAAAATTTATCCAATAAAAAAGCTTAAACAAATGTGACGCTTCGTGAAGCCCTATTAAAGGTGAAAACGATGTAAAACATACCGTGTTTTATTATGTATGGACTAGTTTAGCGTTCAGCTACCCTTATGAATCCCCAAAACCCGAGCCTGAGAGGATTCATCTGGCTGATGAACAACACTTTGAGTCCGCAGATATGCTTCCTGAGGACTCATTTGGCTGTTGAGCAACGCTTTGAGTCCGCAAATCTGCTTCCTGAGGATTCACCTGGCTGATGAGCAACGCTTTGAGTCCGCAGATATGCTTCCTGAGGACTCCTCTGGCTGTTGAGCAACGCTTTGAGTCCGCAGATATGCTTCCTGAGGACTCCTCTGGCTGTTGAGCAACGCTTTGAGTCCGCAGATATGCTTCCTGAGGACTCCTCTGGCTGTTGAGCAACGCTTTGAGTCCGCAGATATGCTTCCTGAGGACTCCTCTGGCTGTTGAGCAACGCTTTGAGTCCGCAGATATGCTTCCTGAGGACTCCTCTGGCTGTTGAGCAACGCTTTGAGTCCGCGGATCTGCTTCCTGAGGATTCATTTGATACTAAGCATTGGTTTCTCGTTTCATACCAAAAGGTATTTCTATCATTAGAAACTTCCGATAGATAACATTTGCACTAAGGCGCATTGGATTGCTACGCGATCGAATATAGGCCACCTATGTGAAGGTATTTTAAGATCAACGCCTGTTTTCGTTACTCATAATCGTTTCCTCCTTCGAAAAATCTGTTTTTCAAAGACAGGCAATCATTTATACGTATGATTATAGCTACATTTGCGAAGCACACAATTTTTATACGAATCATCAACATCGAGGACATGACCGATCTGCTTTTTTAAATAAAATATAACATGCGCCCAAACCTTGTTTGGGCGCACGATTTGCAAATTAGTACTCCGTAGATATCCCCACTGTTGTACTTTTATCATTGCCTCGCCATTGATAGATAAAAACAACCGCCAGCAACACAAGCCCGATCAAATCCGTCCATAAGTGATCCGTGACCAATAGAACGGCCGCTACCAATAAAGCTATTCGTTCCCAAACAGCTGTTATTTTCAGCATACATCCTTCGATAAATCCGGCAAAGGCCACTAGTCCCAATAGAGCGGTTATAATGCCGAAAATGATCGAAGGAACACTTCCATCAAAGGAAAGCGAAGGATTATAGACGAGCATATACGGCAGTATAAATCCGGCCATCCCGACTCTTAAAGAATAGACAGAGGTTCGCAACGGATTGCTGCCCGCGATCCCAGCCGTAATGAAAGAAGTGATCGCCACCGGTGGTGTAATGCCAGAAAAAATGCCGAAATAGAATACGAAAAAATGAGCGACAAGGACGGGTACACCCAGTTGCGTGAGCGCTCCGGCAGCAACCGTCGCGAGAATGACATAAGCCGACACCGTCGGCATG
It includes:
- a CDS encoding IS110 family transposase; this translates as MNYTQNEKLAQITPETLIIGVDIAKNKHVARAIDDRGFEFGKRINFTNDLEGFETFLRWAEDHQDNHQKTHMVVGMEPTGHYFLSLAYYLESCGHHLVLVNPMHVKRLKEIDDHSPSKNDTKDAMVIAKQVKDGRYSHPNLLEGIYAELREGIKLRDQLVQLKNQADGRVQNWLNRYFPEFEQVFKQWNGESALATLRVFPLPQAIAGMTSEAIVDVWKAHTKRHAGFARAQKLHEAAEKSVGITEGLRFAKQELDALLAQYDLYARQLEELEAQLTDQLEHLPGAEQMRDIKGLGDMTIAAFFAEVGDIHQYRHPKQLISLAGLDLKENSSGVHKGQTTISKRGRRRLRHILFLAIRPLVNHNDTFRALHHELTQRSDRPLKKMQSLIALCGKLLKVLFVMGQRGCAFDGAKLLQDRKRAQAQTT
- a CDS encoding sigma-54 interaction domain-containing protein encodes the protein MTTKALLSSEWSYLPFPMLLVNDRGEVIARNERANEDFHRCIKEGEHHFACNVDGQDYLVEKYEHSHMNNYFFYFFYPRSKGAAPQKYEEMERELNSLLESAYDAIYITDAEGTTLKTNPAIERITKIPRDYYIGKNVNQLVQRGILEESVTFRVVEEKKPVTVYQRGQGDIEVMLTGSPIFNKDGEVEKVITNIRDLTDLKQLRDENQKMKELNSFYKAELNKMQENPDVTTDIVCESAEMKNIFFTGERVANIDATILVLGETGVGKDVFAKNVHEHSLRSEQGEFIKINCGAIPPTLLESELFGYEAGAFSGAQKTGKAGMFELADHGTLFLDEIGELPLELQVKLLRVLQEGELRRVGSTNTTRIDVRVIAATNRDLKKMVKEGTFREDLYYRINVIPIHIPPLRERREDILALIYFYLNHYNEKYDVTKKFSESALNFFYQFDWHGNVRELANLVERLVVTIPTNMIDISDIPVDIREETGDDGLPQEITTLQEATEHSERALLAKALKLYENTYKIADALGTSQATIVRKLKKYEMT